A region from the Shumkonia mesophila genome encodes:
- a CDS encoding formylglycine-generating enzyme family protein, producing MTAFLAAFAQACAGPKIGETFRDCAECPEMVIVPSGSFVMGDGNYAAERPAHRVVIAEPFAVGKYEVTQAEWLAVMGTNPSRFVGSLNPVEDVDWDDVKEFVRLLSIKAAVEYRLLSEAEWEFAARAGTSTLFPWGESLGREHANYGGRQVLLHWAGGRT from the coding sequence ATGACGGCCTTCCTGGCCGCTTTCGCGCAAGCGTGTGCGGGACCGAAAATCGGAGAAACGTTCCGGGACTGCGCCGAATGCCCCGAAATGGTGATCGTTCCGTCCGGCTCGTTCGTCATGGGCGACGGGAACTATGCTGCGGAGCGGCCGGCTCATCGTGTCGTCATTGCGGAGCCCTTCGCCGTGGGAAAATACGAAGTGACCCAAGCCGAATGGCTTGCGGTCATGGGGACCAATCCCAGTCGTTTCGTGGGAAGCCTGAATCCGGTGGAAGACGTGGATTGGGACGACGTCAAAGAATTCGTCCGCCTCCTGAGCATCAAGGCCGCCGTGGAATACCGGCTATTGAGCGAGGCCGAGTGGGAGTTTGCGGCGCGGGCCGGCACCAGTACGCTTTTCCCGTGGGGCGAGAGTCTCGGCCGGGAACACGCCAACTATGGGGGCCGCCAGGTATTGCTGCATTGGGCTGGCGGAAGGACATGA
- a CDS encoding formylglycine-generating enzyme family protein, with product MGAARYCCIGLAEGHDRWETTSPVGSFRPNAFGLYDMIGNVWEWTEDCSHQGYRGAPSDGRVWLTGGDCEARVRRGGSWINHPMDLRSASRWVGPGFRHGSTGLRVARTLTASPSPLPANQP from the coding sequence ATGGGGGCCGCCAGGTATTGCTGCATTGGGCTGGCGGAAGGACATGATCGCTGGGAAACAACGTCTCCCGTCGGCAGTTTCCGGCCCAATGCCTTCGGACTGTATGACATGATAGGCAACGTGTGGGAATGGACCGAGGACTGTTCGCATCAAGGCTATCGGGGGGCGCCATCGGACGGCCGTGTGTGGTTGACGGGTGGGGATTGTGAAGCCCGTGTCCGGCGTGGTGGGTCCTGGATCAATCACCCCATGGATCTGCGTTCAGCCAGTCGGTGGGTGGGCCCGGGGTTTCGGCACGGCAGTACGGGGCTACGGGTCGCGCGGACGTTGACGGCGTCGCCATCCCCGCTTCCTGCCAACCAGCCATAG
- the gap gene encoding type I glyceraldehyde-3-phosphate dehydrogenase, producing MAVRVAINGFGRIGRLALRALIESGRKDVVVVGVNDLGPVETNAHLLRYDSVHGLFPGEVKVEGDTMNVGQGPIKVTAERDPSKLPWKELGVDIVWECTGIFTAKEKALVHLGAGASKVLVSAPSSGADATIVYGVNHKVLTAAHKIVSNASCTTNCLAPVAYVLNKAIGIEKGYMTTIHSYTGDQPILDTLHKDLRRARAGGLSMIPTSTGAAKAVGLVLPELAGKLDGSSIRVPTPNVSVVDLKFIAKKATTKDEINAAISAAANGELKGILAANDAPLVSIDFNHNPHSSIFDLTQTQVVDGTLVRVLSWYDNEWGFSNRMADTTLAMSKAG from the coding sequence ATGGCAGTCCGCGTTGCAATTAACGGGTTTGGCCGCATCGGTCGCTTGGCCCTGCGTGCCCTGATCGAGTCCGGGCGCAAGGATGTCGTGGTGGTCGGCGTCAACGACCTCGGGCCGGTGGAAACCAACGCCCACCTCCTGAGGTACGATTCCGTGCACGGCCTGTTCCCCGGCGAGGTCAAGGTCGAGGGCGACACCATGAACGTCGGTCAGGGCCCGATCAAGGTGACCGCCGAACGCGACCCCTCCAAGCTGCCGTGGAAGGAACTCGGCGTCGACATCGTCTGGGAATGCACCGGCATCTTCACCGCCAAGGAAAAGGCCCTGGTGCATCTGGGCGCCGGCGCCTCGAAGGTGCTGGTTTCGGCGCCCTCCTCCGGCGCCGACGCCACCATCGTCTATGGCGTCAACCACAAAGTCCTGACCGCCGCCCACAAGATCGTCTCGAACGCCTCTTGCACGACCAACTGCCTGGCGCCCGTCGCCTATGTCCTCAATAAGGCCATCGGCATCGAAAAGGGCTACATGACGACGATCCATTCCTACACCGGCGATCAGCCGATCCTCGATACCCTGCACAAGGACCTGCGCCGGGCCCGCGCCGGCGGGCTGTCCATGATCCCGACCTCGACCGGAGCGGCGAAGGCGGTCGGCCTGGTGCTGCCGGAACTGGCCGGCAAGCTGGACGGCTCGTCCATCCGGGTGCCGACCCCCAACGTTTCGGTGGTCGATCTCAAGTTCATCGCCAAGAAGGCGACCACCAAGGACGAGATCAACGCCGCCATCAGCGCCGCCGCCAACGGCGAACTCAAGGGGATTCTCGCCGCCAACGACGCTCCGCTGGTGTCGATCGACTTCAACCACAACCCGCACAGCTCGATTTTCGATCTGACCCAGACCCAAGTGGTCGATGGAACCCTCGTCCGCGTGCTGTCGTGGTACGACAATGAGTGGGGCTTCTCCAACCGCATGGCCGATACCACGCTGGCCATGTCGAAGGCCGGTTGA
- a CDS encoding cell division protein ZapA, with protein MAHVSVSINGRKYQIACEDGQEAHLARLAAYVDRRINELVASVGQVGDAQLLVMAGLVIADELSDAYAEVESLKAGDRAATVRLDAEENLGAAMDSLAQRIEGVAARLKGA; from the coding sequence TTGGCGCACGTTTCCGTTTCCATCAACGGTCGCAAATACCAGATCGCCTGCGAGGACGGCCAGGAAGCCCACTTGGCGCGGCTGGCCGCCTATGTCGATCGGCGGATCAACGAACTGGTCGCCTCGGTCGGGCAGGTCGGCGATGCCCAGTTGCTGGTGATGGCGGGCCTGGTGATCGCCGACGAGTTGTCGGACGCCTATGCCGAGGTGGAATCGCTCAAGGCCGGCGATCGCGCCGCGACGGTGCGTCTCGACGCCGAGGAAAACCTCGGTGCCGCCATGGATTCGCTGGCCCAACGCATCGAAGGAGTTGCCGCGCGCCTCAAAGGCGCCTAG
- a CDS encoding 5-formyltetrahydrofolate cyclo-ligase produces the protein MKQQKAHLRAEMRRRRQAFCATPGAAAGERILANFLTIAGGFGLGPGIAVAAYWPVGDEADVGPLLSHLHELGALCLLPVVEAAGEPLIFRRWGPGQPLEGGPLRTRQPAATAEQGIPALLLVPLLAFDRQGYRLGQGGGYYDRTLPLLRDRGRVEAVGIGYSCQEVETVPHGPTDARLDWVVTEETAFRTAHP, from the coding sequence ATGAAACAGCAGAAAGCGCATTTGCGCGCCGAGATGAGGCGCCGACGGCAGGCTTTTTGCGCCACCCCGGGGGCCGCCGCCGGAGAGCGCATCCTTGCCAATTTCCTGACCATCGCCGGCGGTTTCGGCCTTGGGCCCGGCATCGCCGTCGCCGCCTACTGGCCGGTCGGCGACGAGGCCGACGTCGGCCCGCTGCTTTCGCATCTGCATGAACTGGGCGCCCTTTGCCTGCTGCCGGTCGTCGAGGCCGCGGGGGAACCCCTGATCTTCCGCCGCTGGGGCCCGGGACAGCCGCTCGAAGGCGGGCCGCTGCGGACCAGGCAACCCGCCGCCACCGCCGAGCAGGGCATTCCCGCCCTGCTGCTGGTGCCGCTGCTGGCCTTCGACCGCCAGGGCTATCGCCTGGGGCAGGGCGGCGGATACTACGACAGGACCTTGCCCTTGCTGCGCGACCGCGGCAGGGTGGAGGCCGTCGGCATCGGCTATTCCTGCCAGGAAGTGGAAACCGTGCCCCACGGCCCGACCGACGCCCGGCTGGACTGGGTGGTCACCGAGGAAACGGCATTCAGGACTGCGCATCCATGA
- a CDS encoding TIGR00282 family metallophosphoesterase: MRILYIGDIVGRAGRDLVCRQIPHLRQDLGVDFVIVNGENAAHGFGITEKICQALFAAGADVIVTGNHVWDQREIIDFIDSEPRLLRPLNYPAGTPGRGVDVYELPDRRRVAVAQVQGRLFMHAIEDPFRALGAVVDECRLGAQAHAIFVDFHAEATSEKMALGHFLDGRVSAVVGSHTHVPTADAQILPGGTGYLTDVGMCGDYDSVIGMEKRTATARLTQVLPTDRLEPAHGEATLCAVLVETDDASGLAVGIEPLRLGGRLSQTPARHLA, from the coding sequence ATGAGAATTCTCTATATCGGCGACATCGTCGGCCGGGCGGGGCGCGATCTCGTCTGCCGCCAGATTCCCCACCTGCGCCAGGATCTCGGCGTCGACTTCGTGATCGTCAACGGCGAGAACGCCGCCCACGGCTTCGGCATCACCGAAAAAATCTGTCAGGCGCTGTTCGCGGCCGGCGCCGATGTCATCGTCACCGGCAACCATGTGTGGGACCAGCGGGAAATCATCGACTTCATCGACAGCGAGCCCAGGCTTCTGCGCCCCCTCAATTATCCGGCGGGCACGCCGGGGCGGGGGGTCGATGTCTACGAATTGCCCGACCGCCGGCGGGTGGCGGTGGCGCAGGTCCAGGGCCGCCTGTTCATGCACGCCATCGAAGATCCCTTCCGCGCGCTCGGCGCCGTGGTCGACGAATGCCGGCTGGGCGCCCAGGCGCATGCCATCTTCGTCGATTTCCATGCCGAAGCGACCAGCGAAAAGATGGCGCTCGGGCATTTTCTCGACGGCCGGGTGTCGGCGGTGGTCGGCAGCCATACCCACGTGCCGACGGCGGATGCCCAGATCCTGCCCGGCGGCACCGGATACCTGACCGACGTCGGCATGTGCGGCGACTATGATTCGGTGATCGGCATGGAAAAGCGGACGGCGACGGCCCGCCTGACCCAGGTGCTGCCGACCGATCGGCTGGAGCCCGCCCACGGCGAGGCCACGCTCTGCGCCGTTCTGGTGGAGACCGACGATGCTTCCGGCCTGGCCGTCGGCATCGAGCCGCTGCGCCTGGGCGGACGGTTGTCGCAGACGCCGGCGCGACATCTCGCATGA
- a CDS encoding YebC/PmpR family DNA-binding transcriptional regulator — translation MSGHSQFKNIMHRKGAQDAKRAKVFTKLIRELTVAARSGMPDPESNPRLRSAIIAARTANMPKDTMERAIKRGAGGDDTANYEEIRYEGYGPGGVAVIVEALTDNRNRTASEIRAAFSKHGGNLGETGSVSFMFERIGRIEYKKDTASAEDMFEAALEAGATDVESDEAGHLVACAPDDLSAVRDALEKRFGTPESARLDWKPTNTVPIDEQAASTLFKLLDVLDDNDDVQRVSTNFDVDDEVMERLSA, via the coding sequence ATGTCGGGTCATTCCCAGTTCAAGAACATCATGCACCGGAAAGGCGCACAGGATGCCAAGCGCGCCAAGGTCTTCACCAAGCTAATCCGCGAGTTGACGGTGGCCGCCCGCAGCGGCATGCCCGACCCTGAGTCCAATCCCCGGCTGCGTTCGGCGATCATCGCGGCGCGCACCGCCAACATGCCCAAGGATACGATGGAGCGCGCGATCAAGCGCGGGGCGGGCGGCGACGACACGGCCAACTACGAGGAGATCCGCTACGAAGGGTACGGTCCCGGCGGCGTGGCGGTGATCGTGGAGGCCTTGACCGACAACCGCAATCGCACCGCCTCGGAAATTCGCGCCGCCTTCAGCAAGCACGGGGGCAACCTGGGCGAGACGGGCAGCGTGTCTTTCATGTTCGAGCGCATCGGCCGCATCGAATACAAGAAGGACACCGCGTCGGCCGAAGACATGTTCGAGGCCGCGCTCGAGGCCGGCGCGACGGACGTGGAATCGGACGAGGCCGGCCATCTCGTCGCCTGCGCGCCCGATGACCTGAGCGCCGTGCGAGATGCCCTCGAGAAGCGCTTCGGAACGCCGGAATCGGCCCGCCTGGACTGGAAGCCGACGAACACGGTTCCCATCGACGAACAGGCCGCGTCGACGCTCTTCAAGCTGCTCGACGTGCTGGACGACAACGACGACGTCCAGCGGGTGTCGACCAACTTCGACGTCGATGACGAGGTGATGGAGCGGCTCAGCGCCTGA
- the ruvC gene encoding crossover junction endodeoxyribonuclease RuvC, with amino-acid sequence MRLLGLDPGLRITGWGVIEAWDNRLSHIADGVIVTDSRMPLAERLSALYDGLIEVIERFRPAEAAVEETFVNMNAVSTLKLGQARGVVVLVPARCGVPVFEYPPNLIKKTVVGTGHAAKEQIQMMVRILLPTSATKTADAADALAAAICHAHHRATTLRLAQGARPAGATL; translated from the coding sequence TTGCGACTCTTGGGACTCGACCCGGGGCTTCGTATTACCGGTTGGGGCGTGATCGAGGCGTGGGACAACCGGCTCAGCCATATCGCCGACGGCGTCATCGTCACCGACAGTCGCATGCCTTTGGCCGAGCGGCTGTCGGCCCTCTATGACGGCCTGATCGAGGTCATCGAGCGATTCCGTCCCGCCGAGGCCGCGGTCGAGGAGACCTTCGTCAACATGAACGCGGTGTCGACCTTGAAGCTTGGCCAGGCGCGGGGCGTGGTGGTCCTGGTGCCGGCGCGCTGCGGCGTGCCGGTGTTCGAGTATCCGCCCAACCTCATCAAGAAGACCGTGGTCGGAACCGGCCACGCGGCAAAGGAACAGATCCAGATGATGGTGCGCATCCTTCTGCCCACCAGCGCCACCAAAACGGCGGACGCCGCCGACGCCCTGGCGGCCGCCATCTGTCATGCCCACCACCGGGCCACCACGCTTCGGCTCGCCCAGGGCGCGCGGCCGGCGGGGGCGACGCTATGA
- the ruvA gene encoding Holliday junction branch migration protein RuvA, which produces MIAKLSGRVDSRGDDWAVIDVGGVGYLVFCSGRTLARLADGQPASLVIETHVREDHIHLYGFMDAAERDWFRLLTQVQGVGAKVGMSILSTLDVEEILHAVAAADRTALSRAPGVGAKLAGRIASELKDKVGAIALGAAAHGTAAFARSGVGGAAAGNTADAVSALVNLGYGASEALRAVSQAAGRLGADVELPALIRAGLNELAPKEHPR; this is translated from the coding sequence ATGATCGCCAAGCTGAGCGGCCGCGTCGACTCGCGCGGCGACGACTGGGCGGTCATCGACGTCGGCGGCGTCGGCTACCTGGTGTTCTGTTCGGGCCGCACCCTGGCCCGCCTGGCCGACGGCCAGCCGGCCAGCCTGGTGATCGAAACCCATGTCCGCGAGGATCATATCCATCTTTACGGCTTCATGGACGCGGCGGAACGCGACTGGTTCCGTCTGCTGACCCAGGTGCAGGGGGTGGGCGCCAAGGTCGGCATGTCGATCCTTTCGACGCTCGACGTCGAGGAGATCCTTCACGCCGTCGCCGCCGCCGACCGCACGGCGCTCAGCCGGGCGCCGGGGGTGGGCGCCAAGCTGGCCGGACGCATCGCCAGCGAATTGAAGGACAAGGTCGGCGCCATCGCGCTGGGCGCGGCAGCCCACGGGACGGCCGCCTTCGCCCGTTCGGGCGTGGGCGGCGCGGCCGCCGGCAATACCGCGGATGCTGTTTCGGCGCTGGTCAACCTGGGCTACGGCGCCTCGGAGGCCCTGCGCGCCGTGTCGCAGGCGGCCGGACGGCTGGGTGCCGACGTCGAGTTGCCGGCCCTTATCCGGGCCGGCCTGAATGAGCTGGCGCCCAAGGAGCACCCGCGATGA
- the ruvB gene encoding Holliday junction branch migration DNA helicase RuvB: MNEVDRMVAPEQAAADTAEAGMRPLSLDDFVGQRQTCANLRVFIQAARQRGEAMDHVLLYGPPGLGKTTLAQIVARELGVGFRATSGPVIVRAGDLAAILTNLQPRDVLFIDEIHRLNPVVEEILYPAMEDRQLDLIIGEGPAARSVRIDLPPFTLIGATTRTGLITTPLRERFGIPLRVVFYTAEELELIVSRGARLLKVDLTRDGATEIARRSRGTPRVAGRLLRRVRDFAAIDGAAAVDARTADAALNRLEVDGMGLDAMDRRYLSCIADNYGGGPVGVETMAAALSEQRDTIEEVIEPYLIQQGFLMRTPRGRVLAPNAYRHLGLTPPPTSAQYELISGIEAGDE, encoded by the coding sequence ATGAACGAGGTCGACCGCATGGTGGCGCCCGAGCAGGCGGCGGCCGACACGGCGGAGGCCGGAATGCGGCCGCTCAGCCTCGACGACTTCGTCGGGCAGCGGCAGACCTGCGCCAACCTGCGGGTCTTCATCCAGGCGGCCCGCCAGCGCGGTGAAGCCATGGATCACGTGCTGCTCTACGGCCCGCCCGGCCTCGGCAAGACGACGCTGGCGCAGATCGTGGCGCGCGAACTGGGGGTCGGCTTTCGCGCCACCTCGGGTCCCGTCATCGTCCGGGCCGGCGATCTGGCGGCCATCCTGACCAACCTGCAGCCGCGCGACGTGCTGTTCATCGACGAGATCCACCGCCTCAACCCGGTGGTCGAGGAAATCCTCTATCCGGCGATGGAAGACCGGCAGCTCGACCTCATCATCGGCGAGGGGCCGGCGGCACGCTCGGTGCGCATCGATCTTCCCCCGTTCACGCTGATCGGCGCCACCACCCGGACCGGCCTGATCACGACGCCGCTGCGCGAACGCTTCGGCATTCCGCTGCGCGTCGTCTTCTATACCGCCGAGGAACTTGAACTGATCGTCAGCCGCGGGGCCCGTCTACTGAAGGTCGATCTGACCCGCGACGGGGCGACCGAGATCGCCCGCCGTTCCCGGGGAACGCCCAGGGTGGCCGGGCGTCTGCTGCGCCGGGTGCGCGACTTCGCCGCCATCGACGGCGCCGCCGCCGTCGACGCCCGGACGGCCGATGCCGCCTTGAACCGGCTGGAGGTCGACGGCATGGGGCTGGACGCCATGGACCGGCGCTATCTGAGCTGCATCGCCGACAACTATGGCGGCGGCCCGGTCGGCGTCGAAACCATGGCGGCGGCGCTTTCCGAACAGCGCGACACCATCGAGGAGGTCATCGAGCCCTACCTCATCCAGCAGGGTTTCCTCATGCGCACGCCGCGCGGCCGGGTACTGGCCCCCAACGCCTATCGGCACCTGGGGCTGACGCCGCCGCCCACTTCGGCCCAGTATGAGCTGATCAGCGGCATCGAGGCCGGCGATGAGTGA
- the ybgC gene encoding tol-pal system-associated acyl-CoA thioesterase yields the protein MSEAVGTVRGGVHVFPVRVYYEDTDAGGVVYYANYLKFAERARTDLLRILGIEQSHLAGEEGLVFVVRRCAADFLRPAHLDDGLEIHTGVTDVKGASVDMNQSVRRNGDELVRMEVRIACMKRADPGRPARIPQGIRAAFEAWRDES from the coding sequence ATGAGTGAGGCTGTGGGCACGGTCCGCGGCGGGGTCCACGTGTTTCCCGTGCGCGTCTACTACGAGGACACGGATGCCGGGGGCGTCGTCTACTACGCCAACTACCTCAAGTTCGCCGAGCGGGCCCGTACGGATTTGTTAAGGATTCTGGGCATAGAACAGTCCCATTTGGCCGGCGAGGAGGGATTGGTCTTCGTCGTGCGCCGGTGCGCGGCCGATTTTCTGCGGCCGGCGCATCTCGACGACGGACTGGAAATTCATACCGGAGTCACCGATGTCAAGGGCGCCTCGGTGGACATGAACCAAAGCGTGCGCCGAAACGGCGACGAATTGGTTCGCATGGAGGTCCGGATTGCCTGTATGAAGCGCGCCGATCCGGGGCGTCCGGCCCGCATTCCCCAGGGGATACGGGCGGCCTTCGAGGCGTGGCGTGATGAGAGTTAG
- the tolQ gene encoding protein TolQ, whose protein sequence is MERATIDAVTLGGSVAGLDFSVWSLFVRADIVVQVVIVGLLLASIWCWAVIFEKLIGLRRLNARASEFETAFWSGGSLDALYDNIGSYPRDPMSAVFVAAMKEWRRALAKRNGTRTSRVGLGDRIDRVMQITVTREMDRAERYMTFLASTGATAPFIGLFGTVWGIMNSFQSIALAKNTSLVVVAPGIAEALFATALGLLAAIPAVVAYNKLSRELDRYAGRLDSFAGEFSAIISRQMEEAD, encoded by the coding sequence ATGGAAAGAGCGACAATTGATGCGGTTACCCTCGGCGGTTCCGTCGCCGGGCTCGACTTTTCGGTGTGGAGCCTGTTCGTACGCGCCGACATCGTGGTCCAGGTGGTCATCGTCGGACTGCTGCTGGCCTCGATCTGGTGCTGGGCGGTCATCTTCGAAAAACTGATCGGGCTGCGGCGCCTCAACGCCCGGGCCAGCGAGTTCGAGACCGCCTTCTGGTCGGGCGGCTCGCTCGACGCCCTCTACGACAACATCGGCAGCTATCCGCGCGACCCCATGTCGGCGGTCTTCGTCGCCGCCATGAAGGAGTGGCGGCGCGCCCTGGCCAAGCGCAACGGGACGCGCACCAGCCGGGTCGGCCTTGGCGATCGCATCGACCGGGTCATGCAGATCACGGTGACGCGCGAGATGGACCGCGCCGAACGCTACATGACATTCCTCGCCTCCACCGGTGCCACGGCGCCGTTCATCGGGCTGTTCGGCACGGTGTGGGGCATCATGAACAGCTTCCAGTCGATCGCGCTGGCCAAGAACACCAGCCTGGTGGTGGTCGCCCCCGGCATCGCCGAGGCGCTGTTCGCGACCGCGCTGGGCCTGCTTGCCGCCATTCCGGCGGTGGTCGCCTACAACAAGCTGTCGCGCGAGTTGGACCGCTATGCCGGGCGCCTCGACAGCTTCGCCGGCGAGTTCTCGGCCATCATCTCGCGGCAGATGGAGGAAGCGGACTGA
- the tolR gene encoding protein TolR has translation MAVTMPRRGLKRLGGRRASRPMSDINVTPMVDVMLVLLVIFMVTAPLLTVGVQVDLPKTQASTLPGKDEPLAVSIDSQGRIFLQETEIEIDNLAPRLVAITHNNSEARIFVRGDRAISYGRVMEVMGTINAAGFSKVALITEQMPEKTPAARKKAPR, from the coding sequence ATGGCCGTTACGATGCCAAGACGAGGTCTGAAGCGCCTGGGCGGCCGCCGCGCGAGCCGGCCGATGAGCGACATCAACGTGACGCCGATGGTCGACGTCATGCTGGTTCTTCTCGTCATCTTCATGGTGACGGCGCCGCTGCTGACCGTCGGCGTGCAGGTCGACCTGCCGAAGACGCAGGCGTCGACCCTGCCGGGCAAGGACGAGCCGCTGGCCGTCTCCATCGACTCGCAGGGGCGGATCTTCCTTCAGGAAACCGAGATCGAAATCGACAATCTGGCGCCGCGCCTGGTGGCCATCACCCACAACAATTCCGAGGCGAGGATTTTCGTGCGCGGCGACCGCGCCATCAGTTACGGCCGGGTCATGGAGGTCATGGGCACGATCAACGCGGCCGGTTTCAGCAAAGTGGCCCTGATCACCGAGCAGATGCCGGAGAAGACTCCGGCCGCAAGGAAGAAGGCGCCCAGATAA
- a CDS encoding cell envelope integrity protein TolA — protein sequence MDMRRSIALSCVAHAAVAALAYFGLPELRNPAPMVDTPIMVEILTVAERTNAPPAAPKPEAKPEPKPEPPPPPPPEAKAEPAPPPPPPPAPKPEPVVVPPPPEPKPEAKKPEPKPEPKPEPKPEPKALAPEPLAQAKPKRKPKAPDTFASVLKTVEDLKRQAPTKPDPTRKEPDRKAEASDTFQNQIAQALRSPPRSYDASQPLSISEIDLVRQQIARCWSLPAGAKDAEDLIIEIHTTMNPDGTVREARIRDQARMQSDPYFRAAAESALRAVLNPKCSPLRLPPAKYDQWKDMTLNFNPKEMF from the coding sequence ATGGACATGCGCCGGAGCATCGCCCTTTCGTGCGTTGCGCACGCCGCGGTTGCCGCCCTGGCGTACTTCGGACTGCCCGAACTGCGCAATCCGGCGCCGATGGTCGACACTCCGATCATGGTCGAGATCCTGACGGTCGCCGAACGGACCAATGCGCCGCCCGCCGCTCCCAAGCCGGAAGCGAAGCCGGAGCCGAAACCGGAACCGCCGCCACCGCCGCCACCCGAGGCGAAGGCGGAGCCGGCGCCGCCACCGCCACCCCCACCCGCGCCCAAGCCCGAGCCGGTGGTGGTGCCGCCGCCGCCGGAACCCAAGCCGGAAGCCAAAAAGCCCGAACCCAAGCCGGAGCCGAAACCGGAACCCAAGCCCGAGCCGAAGGCGCTGGCGCCCGAGCCGCTCGCCCAGGCCAAGCCGAAGCGCAAGCCGAAGGCGCCCGACACCTTCGCCTCGGTCCTCAAAACGGTCGAGGACCTGAAACGGCAGGCACCGACCAAGCCCGACCCCACCCGCAAGGAGCCGGACAGGAAGGCGGAGGCCAGCGACACCTTCCAGAATCAGATCGCCCAGGCCCTGCGTTCGCCGCCGCGCTCCTACGACGCGTCGCAGCCGCTCAGCATCAGCGAGATCGACCTGGTGCGCCAGCAGATCGCCCGCTGCTGGAGCCTGCCGGCCGGCGCCAAGGACGCCGAGGACCTGATCATCGAGATCCACACCACGATGAACCCCGACGGCACCGTGCGCGAGGCCCGCATCCGCGATCAGGCCCGCATGCAGAGCGACCCCTATTTCCGCGCCGCCGCGGAAAGCGCACTCCGGGCCGTCCTCAATCCGAAGTGCAGCCCTTTGCGGCTGCCGCCCGCGAAATACGACCAGTGGAAAGACATGACGTTGAACTTCAATCCGAAGGAAATGTTTTGA